The Nitratidesulfovibrio sp. SRB-5 genome includes a window with the following:
- the fliJ gene encoding flagellar export protein FliJ, which yields MPPFRFRLQQVLDYREQLEEQAKLAFARAKTAHEAQQRQVEAVRAAIAEAERKLYEDARLTRDELWLQRNFLRGLREDLTHAELRLRMLAQMMEQARAELVKKSQERKLLEKLKDKQAARHAHDELLREQRTYDETATLRFEPPSF from the coding sequence ATGCCCCCGTTCCGCTTCCGCCTGCAACAGGTTCTCGACTACCGGGAACAGTTGGAGGAGCAGGCCAAGCTGGCCTTCGCCCGCGCCAAGACCGCCCACGAGGCGCAGCAGCGCCAGGTGGAGGCGGTGCGCGCGGCCATTGCCGAAGCGGAACGGAAGCTGTACGAAGACGCGCGCCTCACGCGCGACGAACTCTGGCTGCAACGCAACTTCTTGCGCGGCCTGCGCGAAGACCTGACCCACGCAGAACTGCGCCTGCGCATGCTGGCCCAGATGATGGAACAGGCCCGCGCCGAACTGGTGAAAAAATCGCAGGAACGCAAACTGCTGGAAAAGCTGAAGGACAAACAGGCGGCCCGCCATGCGCACGACGAACTCCTCCGCGAACAGCGTACCTATGACGAAACCGCAACGCTTCGCTTCGAGCCTCCGTCTTTCTAG
- a CDS encoding adenosylcobinamide-GDP ribazoletransferase, whose translation MKLAPLLAAQWRALVLSTGFLTRLAPARAATDAEMAAGVAHYPLVGLLAGLVCAGPFLLGLLAGHPWVQALGYAALLLWATRGLHWDGWADLMDAWGSSATGDRFWDILKDSRIGAFGVLGIVFGVLGQVVLAHEVITMGRAGALVWAPVLGRAACVVLAACVPPGTRSTLGRLTSTGATHMTVLVCAGVAAATGVALAGPPAVLAAALPCACAVVWLTGLARREGGLNGDFLGACIILGELSALLGTILA comes from the coding sequence GTGAAACTGGCCCCCCTGCTGGCCGCCCAATGGCGCGCCCTTGTCCTGTCCACGGGCTTCCTGACCCGGCTTGCCCCGGCCCGCGCCGCCACCGACGCGGAAATGGCCGCCGGCGTTGCCCATTACCCGCTGGTGGGTCTGCTGGCCGGGCTGGTATGCGCCGGGCCGTTTCTGCTGGGGCTGCTCGCCGGACATCCCTGGGTGCAGGCCCTGGGGTACGCGGCCCTGCTGCTGTGGGCCACGCGCGGCCTGCACTGGGATGGCTGGGCCGACCTCATGGACGCCTGGGGCAGTTCCGCCACCGGCGACCGGTTCTGGGACATCCTGAAGGACAGCCGCATCGGGGCCTTCGGCGTGCTGGGCATCGTCTTCGGCGTGCTGGGGCAGGTGGTGCTTGCCCACGAGGTCATCACCATGGGCCGGGCCGGAGCACTGGTGTGGGCTCCCGTTCTGGGGCGCGCCGCCTGCGTGGTGCTGGCGGCCTGCGTGCCCCCCGGCACCCGCTCCACACTGGGCCGCCTGACATCCACCGGGGCCACCCACATGACCGTGCTGGTATGCGCCGGGGTGGCCGCCGCCACCGGCGTGGCCCTGGCCGGGCCGCCCGCGGTGCTGGCCGCCGCCCTGCCCTGCGCCTGCGCCGTTGTTTGGCTCACCGGGCTGGCCCGGAGAGAGGGCGGGCTGAACGGCGACTTTCTGGGGGCCTGCATCATTCTGGGCGAACTGTCCGCGCTGCTGGGCACCATCCTTGCGTAG
- a CDS encoding S-adenosyl-l-methionine hydroxide adenosyltransferase family protein, with translation MDTPHRPSASACPPVATSTSSAPAAASGKPRPHARCFALLTDFGLDDPYVGQLKGVLHRLAPAVPVIDISHGVPPHRVETAAFFLAASHPHFPAGAIFICVVDPGVGTPRDLVSMESCGQVMLAPDNGLLHLAAEARPDAVLRRLDPARLPDPQSATFHGRDVLAPLAARLAGGESLAAFGDPVLPTDLARPAWAVPRRESDGVHAAVLHVDRFGNVVLNLSLREWDWLAACRLHLPDGTLIDIARAATYADIPAGRTGLVAGSQGYLELAADKASAAERHWLHPGAEVLLEECR, from the coding sequence ATGGACACCCCACATCGCCCATCCGCATCGGCCTGCCCGCCAGTCGCGACGTCCACGTCGTCCGCACCCGCCGCCGCGTCCGGAAAACCCCGCCCCCATGCCCGCTGCTTCGCACTGCTGACGGACTTCGGGCTGGACGACCCTTACGTGGGCCAGCTGAAGGGCGTGTTGCACCGGCTGGCCCCCGCCGTGCCGGTCATCGACATTTCACACGGCGTGCCACCCCACCGGGTGGAAACCGCCGCCTTCTTTCTGGCGGCCAGCCATCCGCACTTTCCTGCCGGGGCCATCTTCATCTGCGTGGTGGACCCCGGCGTGGGCACGCCGCGCGACCTCGTCTCCATGGAAAGCTGCGGGCAGGTGATGCTGGCCCCGGACAACGGCCTGCTGCACCTGGCGGCAGAGGCCCGCCCCGACGCGGTGCTGCGCAGGCTGGACCCGGCCCGCCTGCCCGATCCGCAAAGCGCCACCTTTCACGGGCGCGACGTGCTGGCCCCGCTGGCCGCGCGCCTGGCGGGTGGCGAATCCCTGGCCGCCTTCGGCGACCCGGTACTGCCCACCGACCTTGCCCGCCCCGCATGGGCTGTGCCCCGGCGCGAGTCGGATGGCGTGCATGCCGCCGTGCTGCACGTGGACCGCTTCGGCAACGTGGTCCTCAACCTCTCCCTGCGCGAATGGGACTGGCTGGCCGCCTGCCGCCTGCACCTGCCCGACGGCACCCTGATCGACATCGCCCGCGCCGCCACCTATGCCGACATTCCCGCCGGGCGCACCGGCCTGGTGGCGGGCAGCCAGGGCTACCTGGAACTGGCGGCGGACAAGGCCTCTGCCGCCGAACGGCACTGGCTGCACCCCGGCGCAGAAGTGCTGCTGGAGGAGTGCCGGTGA
- a CDS encoding redox-sensing transcriptional repressor Rex produces the protein MAARRTTSAKRETNQAMQAPKSEHIPRATIQRLAVYVQVLENLLREGTDVISSEPLAKACNVNASQIRKDLAYFGEFGVRGVGYYVKSLIESITSVLGVNREWRTVLVGVGNLGRALLNHKEFKLRGFHIVGAFDCDPFKIGEEVSGLEVVCTKRLKEKVADLDVEIGIITTPPERAQRAANHLVDAGIKGILNFAPARITVPDDVFVEYVDFFHHLYALSFNITFDRANR, from the coding sequence ATGGCGGCTCGCCGTACGACATCCGCCAAACGAGAGACCAATCAAGCCATGCAAGCCCCCAAGAGTGAACACATTCCCCGCGCAACCATCCAGCGCCTTGCCGTATACGTGCAGGTGCTGGAAAACCTGCTGCGTGAAGGGACCGACGTCATATCCTCCGAACCGCTGGCCAAGGCGTGCAACGTCAACGCTTCGCAAATCCGCAAGGACCTTGCCTACTTCGGCGAGTTCGGCGTGCGCGGCGTGGGTTACTACGTCAAGAGCCTCATCGAATCGATAACCAGCGTTCTCGGGGTGAACCGCGAATGGCGCACCGTGCTCGTCGGGGTGGGCAACCTGGGCCGCGCGCTGCTGAACCACAAGGAATTCAAGCTGCGCGGCTTCCACATAGTGGGGGCCTTCGACTGCGATCCCTTCAAGATCGGCGAGGAAGTCTCCGGCCTTGAGGTGGTGTGCACCAAGCGGCTGAAGGAAAAGGTGGCCGACCTGGACGTTGAGATCGGCATCATCACCACCCCGCCCGAACGCGCCCAGCGCGCCGCCAACCATCTGGTGGACGCGGGCATCAAGGGCATCCTCAACTTCGCGCCCGCGCGCATCACGGTGCCGGACGACGTGTTCGTGGAGTACGTGGACTTTTTCCACCACCTCTACGCGCTGTCGTTCAACATCACCTTCGACAGGGCCAACCGCTGA
- a CDS encoding ATP synthase F0 subunit C encodes MRKFLMIALNTVALMSFAALAFAADGKMDAGALGLTCLAAAIGMAIAAAGCGLGQGMGLKAACEGTARNPEAGGKIMVTLILGLAFIESLAIYALVVNLILLVANPFVG; translated from the coding sequence ATGCGCAAGTTTCTGATGATCGCCCTGAACACCGTGGCCCTGATGTCCTTTGCCGCCCTTGCCTTCGCCGCCGATGGCAAGATGGACGCCGGCGCGCTTGGCCTGACCTGCCTCGCCGCCGCCATCGGCATGGCCATCGCCGCCGCCGGTTGCGGCCTCGGCCAGGGCATGGGCCTCAAGGCTGCCTGCGAAGGCACCGCGCGCAACCCCGAAGCGGGCGGCAAGATCATGGTTACCCTGATCCTCGGCCTGGCCTTCATCGAATCCCTCGCCATCTACGCCCTCGTGGTGAACCTGATCCTGCTCGTCGCCAACCCCTTCGTGGGCTAG
- the atpB gene encoding F0F1 ATP synthase subunit A: MAGGLPHPVLWSTLLHVDQVTIGGATVEFKHVFYTWCAMAVLFSLGLLVRGGLKLVPGGIQNVFEVVIGGLEDFVVTNIGEDGRKVFPLLGGIFLFILFQNLLGLIPGCDAPTANVNTNAAMAVFVFLYYNYQGIKRWGPGYIKHFMGPMWWLTPLMLPLELISHTARPLSLTLRLFGNIRGEEIVMVLFFLMAPIVGTIPVYFLFLLGKVLQSFIFFMLTMIYLKGAFEHAH; encoded by the coding sequence ATGGCTGGTGGATTGCCGCATCCGGTACTCTGGTCCACGCTGTTGCATGTGGATCAGGTCACCATCGGTGGAGCGACCGTCGAGTTCAAGCATGTCTTCTACACGTGGTGTGCCATGGCCGTCCTGTTCAGCCTGGGCCTTCTGGTCCGCGGCGGGCTGAAACTGGTGCCCGGTGGCATACAGAACGTTTTCGAGGTGGTCATCGGGGGTCTTGAAGACTTCGTGGTGACCAACATCGGCGAGGATGGACGCAAGGTGTTTCCGCTGCTGGGCGGCATCTTCCTGTTCATTCTCTTCCAGAACCTGCTGGGGCTTATCCCCGGCTGCGATGCGCCCACGGCCAACGTGAACACCAACGCGGCCATGGCCGTCTTCGTGTTCCTGTACTACAACTACCAGGGCATCAAGCGCTGGGGGCCGGGCTACATCAAGCATTTCATGGGTCCCATGTGGTGGCTCACGCCGCTGATGCTGCCGCTGGAACTCATCTCGCACACCGCGCGCCCGCTTTCGCTGACGCTGCGTCTGTTCGGGAACATCCGCGGTGAAGAAATCGTCATGGTGCTGTTCTTCCTGATGGCTCCCATCGTTGGCACCATTCCGGTGTACTTCCTGTTCCTGCTGGGCAAGGTCCTTCAGTCGTTCATCTTCTTCATGCTGACGATGATCTACCTGAAGGGCGCGTTCGAACACGCCCACTAG
- a CDS encoding ATP synthase subunit I, which yields MLKSLARKTDEWLWHKGFRASEIRLLLRCQLLVSGASLLAGVACAPFWDWGLWFGVGAALSTFNFYALAKFVQGIVFLPYTRAMAAGLMFRFYGRLLLTGLVLFGLIVWLKVSVSALLAGLSTCVLSIAAWGIARGAGQKVKEA from the coding sequence ATGCTGAAAAGTTTGGCCCGAAAGACAGATGAATGGTTGTGGCACAAGGGGTTCCGCGCGTCGGAAATCCGCCTTCTGCTGCGCTGCCAGCTTCTGGTTTCGGGGGCATCCTTGCTTGCCGGGGTTGCGTGCGCGCCTTTCTGGGACTGGGGGTTGTGGTTCGGCGTGGGGGCCGCGCTTTCGACCTTCAATTTCTACGCCTTGGCCAAGTTCGTGCAGGGCATCGTTTTCCTGCCGTACACACGCGCCATGGCGGCCGGGCTCATGTTCAGATTCTACGGTCGGCTGCTGCTTACCGGTCTGGTCCTTTTCGGCCTGATCGTTTGGCTAAAGGTCTCTGTCTCCGCGCTGCTGGCGGGGCTGTCCACGTGCGTTCTCAGCATCGCCGCGTGGGGAATAGCCAGGGGCGCAGGACAAAAAGTGAAGGAGGCGTAA
- a CDS encoding AtpZ/AtpI family protein, with product MFFNNWFKINDKKYLDAISTAGVIGLHMVSATVVGLGMGWYLDRWLGTKPWLTGVFLILGIVAGFKNVWLDSRRLLKAQDKEDAEKFGPKDR from the coding sequence ATGTTCTTCAATAATTGGTTCAAAATCAACGACAAGAAATACCTCGACGCCATTTCCACCGCCGGGGTCATCGGGCTGCACATGGTGTCGGCCACGGTGGTCGGCCTGGGAATGGGCTGGTACCTTGATCGTTGGTTGGGAACAAAGCCGTGGCTCACCGGGGTGTTCCTGATTCTCGGCATCGTGGCCGGGTTCAAGAACGTCTGGCTGGACTCGCGGAGGCTCCTCAAGGCCCAGGACAAGGAAGATGCTGAAAAGTTTGGCCCGAAAGACAGATGA
- a CDS encoding pyridoxamine 5'-phosphate oxidase family protein — MRHKDREVTDVADIWAGVAASPWMTMALCDGAEPHVVPLSFGVADGAIYFHSSRKGHKVELLRRGGTVCCSFVPYAEATRPEDGTGCRFSMRFLSVLAWGRPEELHDPAEVSVAVRALLSAVQAPDAPVNEEAVGRTAFFRLVPDRMTASRHA; from the coding sequence ATGCGGCACAAGGACAGGGAAGTGACCGACGTGGCGGATATCTGGGCGGGCGTGGCCGCCAGCCCGTGGATGACCATGGCGCTGTGCGACGGCGCGGAGCCGCATGTGGTGCCCCTGTCGTTCGGGGTGGCGGACGGGGCCATCTATTTCCATTCCTCGCGCAAGGGCCACAAGGTAGAACTGCTGCGGCGCGGCGGAACAGTGTGCTGTTCGTTCGTGCCCTACGCCGAAGCGACCAGGCCCGAGGACGGCACGGGGTGCAGGTTTTCCATGCGTTTCCTGAGCGTGCTGGCCTGGGGACGCCCCGAGGAGTTGCACGACCCCGCCGAAGTGTCCGTGGCGGTGCGCGCCCTGTTGTCGGCCGTGCAGGCCCCCGATGCCCCGGTCAACGAGGAGGCGGTGGGCAGGACGGCCTTTTTCCGGCTGGTGCCGGACAGGATGACCGCCTCGCGCCACGCATAG
- a CDS encoding cytochrome c family protein, which yields MRLTVSAVVCRRQNLSQPSILPSAPVSVRLLHLPLSPSLPPALSVPLAAVLLAALLVLTGAGQPASTALAAEARSYVGTDACAPCHADQHATFRKHAKKSKSAESVKVMAPKLSREEVQGCYACHTTGYGKPGGFVSFEATPHLADAGCEVCHGPGSAHVDSGGDVSLIDKPTMEGCVVCHNEQRVRSFNFKPLLHGGAH from the coding sequence ATGCGCCTGACCGTGTCTGCCGTTGTGTGCCGCCGCCAGAATCTCAGCCAGCCTTCGATACTGCCTTCCGCCCCGGTTTCAGTCCGGCTCCTGCATCTGCCCCTGTCCCCGTCTTTGCCCCCGGCTCTGTCCGTACCTCTGGCGGCGGTCTTGCTGGCCGCGCTGCTGGTGCTGACCGGCGCCGGTCAACCGGCATCCACGGCCCTGGCCGCCGAAGCGCGCAGCTACGTGGGCACCGACGCCTGCGCCCCCTGCCATGCCGACCAGCACGCCACCTTCCGCAAGCACGCCAAAAAATCCAAGTCCGCAGAAAGCGTGAAGGTGATGGCCCCCAAGCTGAGCAGGGAAGAAGTGCAGGGTTGCTACGCCTGCCACACCACCGGCTACGGCAAGCCGGGCGGCTTCGTCAGCTTCGAGGCCACGCCCCATCTGGCCGACGCCGGGTGCGAGGTCTGTCATGGTCCCGGTTCCGCCCACGTGGATTCAGGGGGTGACGTTTCGCTCATCGACAAGCCCACCATGGAAGGCTGCGTGGTCTGCCACAACGAGCAGCGGGTGCGCAGCTTCAATTTCAAGCCGTTGCTGCATGGCGGCGCTCATTAG